One Cucurbita pepo subsp. pepo cultivar mu-cu-16 chromosome LG11, ASM280686v2, whole genome shotgun sequence DNA window includes the following coding sequences:
- the LOC111805907 gene encoding receptor-like protein kinase ANXUR2, translating into MNVNTYVMFSLFFVLLGLFNGFHSVSVVASDQALLLNCGSNDEATDDNGRKWTSDSKFLDGKNTLAAPAGFQDPSMTSQVPYMEARVFTAVTAYKFLIKPGNRYWLRLHFYPSTYGPHDSASSYFTVVVNDLILVKNFSAYLTCQAFTQAYIVREFSLAASESESLSLTFTPVSGFAFVNGIELIQMPEIYGKARMVGVGDRIMDLAPSSMQTMVRLNVGGSYISPANDSGLSRAWYDDFPYLYGASEGVTVEASKSLVIHYRDMPKYIAPVELYRSLRSMGTLNGVNVNFNLTWLFPNIDPGFMYLVRLHFCDLYMSKPNQVVFDVFINNQTADVNGIDVIAWAGAAGVPKFRDYVVFSPEAPSMQQIQLALHPRLSDGPEYADAMLNGAEIFKLESGKNLAGKNPQPSAFRMKIESQTERNFEAKSNSAEVIGGAAGAAAVFVVIAICFAVYYRKNGRSRTDPHTTSWLPIYGNSHSTGSKSTVSGKSTASNLAQGLARHFSLPEILHATKNFSESNVIGVGGFGKVYKGVIDGGTKVAIKRSNPSSEQGVHEFLTEIDLLSKLRHKHLVSLIGFCDEDNEMCLVYDYMGLGTMREHLYKTNNKTRLSWKQRLEICIGAARGLHYLHTGGQYTIIHRDVKTTNILLDENWVAKVSDFGLSKTGPDMAHGHVSTVVKGSFGYLDPEYFRRQQLTEKSDIYSFGVVLFEVLCARPALNPSLPREQVSLAEWALHCKRKGVLEDLIDPHLKGKITPESLNKFADIAEKCLNDHGAERPSMGDVLWNLEFAFQLHESANGGGSSHSSRINDEDSHINENMAAHYNNLDLGNDQDSLQSSEQNSTAIFSQLLHPQGR; encoded by the coding sequence ATGAATGTCAATACCTATGTGatgttttctctcttcttcgtCTTGCTCGGGCTATTTAATGGCTTTCACTCTGTTTCTGTTGTGGCTTCCGATCAGGCATTGTTGTTGAATTGTGGTTCTAATGATGAGGCCACGGATGATAATGGCCGAAAATGGACCTCCGATTCCAAATTCCTCGACGGCAAAAATACCCTAGCCGCACCTGCTGGATTTCAAGATCCGTCCATGACTTCGCAGGTTCCGTACATGGAGGCTAGGGTGTTTACGGCAGTGACGGCTTATAAATTTCTGATCAAACCTGGTAATCGCTACTGGCTTCGACTCCATTTTTACCCTTCCACATACGGCCCTCATGATTCTGCAAGTTCTTATTTCACCGTCGTTGTGAATGATTTGATCCTTGTGAAGAATTTCAGTGCTTATCTCACATGTCAGGCCTTCACTCAGGCCTACATTGTTCGCGAATTTTCACTCGCGGCTTCCGAATCTGAATCCCTGAGTTTGACATTCACGCCTGTTTCTGGATTTGCCTTTGTTAATGGGATTGAATTGATTCAAATGCCGGAGATCTATGGGAAGGCTAGAATGGTGGGTGTAGGGGACCGCATCATGGATTTGGCCCCGTCGAGTATGCAGACGATGGTAAGATTGAATGTCGGCGGGAGCTATATTTCTCCAGCGAATGATTCCGGCCTGAGTAGAGCATGGTATGATGACTTTCCTTATCTTTATGGTGCTTCTGAGGGCGTTACAGTTGAAGCTTCCAAAAGTTTGGTGATTCATTATAGAGATATGCCGAAGTATATTGCACCTGTAGAACTTTACAGGTCATTGAGATCAATGGGTACATTAAATGGTGTGAATGTGAATTTCAATCTGACATGGTTGTTTCCTAATATTGATCCCGGGTTCATGTATCTTGTGAGGTTACATTTCTGTGATCTGTATATGAGTAAGCCAAATCAGGTGGTGTTTGATGTGTTCATTAACAATCAAACTGCAGATGTGAACGGGATCGATGTGATAGCTTGGGCAGGTGCCGCGGGGGTTCCTAAATTCAGGGATTATGTTGTGTTTTCTCCAGAAGCACCATCAATGCAACAGATTCAGCTGGCATTGCATCCTAGGCTGTCGGATGGGCCTGAATATGCGGATGCTATGTTGAATGGGGCCGAGATATTCAAGCTTGAATCCGGTAAGAACTTGGCAGGGAAGAACCCTCAACCCTCAGCCTTTAGGATGAAGATTGAGAGTCAAACagagagaaattttgaagcaaaGAGCAACAGTGCTGAAGTCATTGGTGGGGCTGCAGGGGCGGCTGCAGTTTTTGTTGTGATTGCAATTTGCTTTGCAGTTTACTATAGGAAGAACGGAAGGTCAAGGACTGATCCACATACAACTAGCTGGTTACCGATCTATGGGAACTCACATTCGACTGGGAGCAAATCAACGGTGTCGGGGAAGAGTACTGCAAGCAATTTGGCTCAAGGTTTGGCTCGGCATTTCTCGCTTCCAGAGATTTTACATGCTACCAAGAACTTTAGTGAATCTAATGTGATTGGGGTTGGAGGATTTGGGAAGGTGTACAAGGGAGTGATTGATGGAGGAACAAAAGTTGCTATTAAAAGGTCGAACCCGTCATCAGAACAAGGAGTTCACGAGTTCCTTACGGAAATCGATTTGCTTTCGAAGCTGAGACACAAGCACTTGGTATCCTTGATTGGTTTTTGTGATGAAGACAATGAGATGTGTTTAGTTTATGATTACATGGGTTTGGGAACTATGAGGGAGCATCTGTATAAGACCAACAACAAAACTCGTCTCTCATGGAAGCAAAGGCTGGAGATTTGTATTGGAGCAGCTAGAGGACTTCACTACCTTCACACAGGAGGGCAGTACACCATCATTCATAGAGATGTTAAAACTACCAACATTCTCTTGGATGAAAACTGGGTTGCAAAGGTTTCCGATTTCGGGCTCTCGAAAACTGGTCCGGACATGGCTCATGGTCATGTTAGCACGGTAGTTAAGGGTAGCTTTGGCTACTTAGATCCAGAGTACTTCCGGAGGCAACAACTGACTGAAAAATCTGATATCTATTCTTTTGGGGTTGTCCTGTTTGAAGTGTTGTGTGCAAGGCCTGCTCTAAATCCAAGCCTGCCAAGGGAACAGGTTAGTCTTGCGGAATGGGCGTTGCACTGCAAACGAAAAGGAGTTCTTGAGGATCTCATCGACCCTCACCTCAAAGGTAAAATCACCCCTGAAAGCTTGAACAAGTTTGCAGATATAGCTGAGAAATGCCTGAATGATCATGGAGCCGAGCGACCGTCTATGGGCGATGTATTGTGGAACCTTGAATTTGCTTTCCAACTTCATGAAAGTGCCAATGGCGGTGGCTCGAGTCATAGTTCGAGGATAAATGATGAAGATAGCCACATAAACGAAAACATGGCTGCACATTACAACAACCTCGACCTTGGAAATGACCAAGACTCACTTCAATCCAGTGAACAAAATAGTACTGCAATCTTCTCTCAACTTCTCCATCCACAAGGACGATAA